Genomic segment of Sulfurospirillum tamanense:
TGTTTGTGCACGCCCCAGCGTTAGAGAAAAAGTATGTAGCAGATGGGTTTGGCGTGGATAGAAAGCCTGTCATGTTTAACGACTTTGTTATCTTGGGCGCACCAGAGTATAAGGCAAAATTTGCGGGTAAAAGCATTGAAGAAGCCTTTAGTATCGTCAAAAAGGAGCAGATTAAGTTTGTGAGTCGCGGGGATAACTCGGGCACGCACTCCAAGGAAAAAAGCGTCTGGAAAGCTGCAGCTGGGGCTATTCCTGAGCGCGAATCTTGGTATGTCGAAGCGGGGCAGGGAATGATTGCGACCATTAACGTAGCGATGGAACAAAAAGGCTTAACCCTCGCAGATCGGGGCACGTTCATCAAATACGAATCTAATCACAAAGGCAACCCACCCCTTGTCATCGTGTTTGAGGGTGATGCAAGCTTGAACAACTTTTACTCCATCATGGCGGTCAACCCAAAACACTGTGCTAAAGCGGACTACAAAGGCGCGACACAGTTTATCAACTGGATTGTTTCACCCAAAATCCAAAACGCCATTGGCGAGTTTAAACTGCTAGACAAACAACTCTTCACTCCTGACGCTGCAACGCGCAAAGAGTAGGTTTTTTTGGCTTGAAAATATGCGAAAAATGCATGTTTTCAAGCCGGTTTTACATGTAAATTCATAACCAAGGAAACAGATGAAATCTATGATTCGCGCTA
This window contains:
- the tupA gene encoding tungstate ABC transporter substrate-binding protein TupA gives rise to the protein MFSVKPRLRGRILGALLLVGAVLNAAELKMATTTSTDNTGLLDVLAPLYKSDTGVELKWIAVGTGNALKLGENCDVDVVFVHAPALEKKYVADGFGVDRKPVMFNDFVILGAPEYKAKFAGKSIEEAFSIVKKEQIKFVSRGDNSGTHSKEKSVWKAAAGAIPERESWYVEAGQGMIATINVAMEQKGLTLADRGTFIKYESNHKGNPPLVIVFEGDASLNNFYSIMAVNPKHCAKADYKGATQFINWIVSPKIQNAIGEFKLLDKQLFTPDAATRKE